TCCACCAATTGGAACCTCGCCGGCGATTCCGACCTGAACGCCATCGCCGGTGCCCAGACGTTTGACGCCGCGATCTTCGAGGCCACCTTCATCCCGCAAGGCGACGTGCTGACGATGCAGGTGGTGTTTTCCTCGGAAGAGTATCTGGAGTACGTGAATTCCGGCTTCAATGATGCCGTGGGCATCTGGGTCAATGGCGTGAAGGCTGAGCTGACGGTTGGCGATGGCGATATCACCATCAACAACATCAACGATCAGTCGAACCAGAACCTCTATATCGACAACCCGGCTGGCCTTGATCCCGTCAACACCGAGATGGACGGGCTGACGATCACGCTCACCCTGAAAGCCAATGTAACGGCCGGGGAAGAGAACACGATCAAGATCGCCATCGCTGATGGGGGCGATGGGGTCTATGATTCCAACCTTCTGATCGCGGGGGACAGTATCCAGACGGCGCTGGTGGCCGGGGATGATGCCGTCACGCTCGATCACACCCAGCCGCAGGTGGTGGATGTTCTTGCGAACGATAATTCCACCGTGCCTGGCACCCTGACAATCACCGCCATCAACGGCACGCCTGTGGTGGCCGGGCAGACGGTCACCCTGCCCACCGGCGAAATGGTGATGCTGAACGCCGATGGCACCTTCACGATCACCTCCGATGGCGAGGAGGGCACCAACCAGTTCTCCTATGAGGTGACGGATGCGGCGGGCAACACGGATACGGCCTTTGTCAGCCTCACCACCGTGCCCTGTTTCGTGGCTGGCACCCTGATCAAGACGGTTTCTGGCGACGTGCCGGTGGAGCGACTACGCCCCGGCGATCGGGTCATCACCCGCGATCACGGGCCGCAGGCCCTGCGCTGGCTTGGCATGTCGCGCCGCAAGGCAGAAGGCAAGGACGCGCCGGTGGTCTTCGAGGCGGGGGCTCTGGGCCAGCATGAGGAGGTGGCGGTGTCGGCCAATCACCGGATGCTGCTCGTCTCGGCCCGCGCGGCGCTGCTGTTTGGCGAGCGGGAGGTGCTTGTGAAGGCCAAACACCTCGTGAACGGGCAGAGCGTGCGGGTGCAGGAGGATGGCGCACAGGTCACCTATGTGCACCTTCTGTTTGACCGCCATGAGATCATCTGGGCCAACGGTGCCCAAAGCGAAAGCTACCACCCGGGCCGCGAAACGATGGAGAGTTTCGATCCCGAAACCCGGGCGGAAATCCTGCGCCTGATGCCCACGAGCGATGCGCTCACCGGCTATGGCTACGGGCCCTCGGCCCGGGTCAGCTTGCGCGGCTACGAGAGCCGCGCGCTGTTTGGTTAGTCGCGCAGCAGCTCGTTGATGCCGGTCTTGGAGCGGGTGCGCTCGTCCACGCGCTTCACGATCACCGCGCAGTAGAGGTTGACGCCGTTTTTCGACGGCAGGGAGCCAGCTACCACCACGGAGTAGGGCGGTACTTCGCCATACATCACTTCACCGGTTTCGCGGTCCACGATCTTGGTGGATTGGCCGATGAACACGCCCATGCCCAGCACGGAGCCCTCGCGCACGATGCAGCCTTCCACCACCTCGGAGCGCGCGCCGATGAAGCAGTTGTCCTCGATGATCGTCGGCCCGGCCTGCATCGGCTCCAGCACGCCGCCAATGCCGACGCCGCCGGAGAGGTGCACGTTCTTGCCGATTTGCGCACAGGAGCCCACGGTGGCCCAGGTGTCGACCATCGTGCCCTCATCCACGTAGGCGCCGAGGTTCACGAAGGAGGGCATCAGCACCACGCCCGGCGCGATGAAGGCGGATTTGCGCACCACGGCGTTGGGCACGGCGCGGAAACCTGCGGCCTTCCACTGGTTGTCGCCCCAGCCCTTGAACTTGCTGTCGACCTTGTCCCACCAGCCAGAGCCCTGCGGCCCGCCGGATTGCTCTTCCATATCCTTGATGCGGAAGCCCAGCAGCACGGCCTTCTTGGCCCATTGGTTCACGTGCCAATCGCCGCTCGCAAGCTTCTCGGCCACGCGCAGCTGGCCGGAATCGAGCGCGTTCAGCGTGTCCTCGATGGCCTCGCGGGTTTCGCCCGTGGTAGCGGGGGTGATCTGGTCGCGCGCCTCCCAGGCGGCTTCGATGGCAGCTTCGAGCTGAGCGTTAGACATGTAAGGCCTCCAATTGTCGCGCGCCTGCTATAGGCGGTTGCCCCCTGTCGGGCAATCCCCGAGGCGTGATCGGCTGCGCGCGGATCGTCCCTTGCTGCCGTGCAGCGAGGCGGGGTAACGTGAAAAGGTAGCGAACAAGGAATTATTCATGAAAGACGAGCCCCGCGCCCATCCGTTCCGCGATTCCCATATGGATGCGGAAACGGCCAAGCACCTCCCGGATACGCCGCAGACGCGCTCTCCGGCCTATAGGCTGGCCTATGCGGATACGGATTTCATGTGCCGCGAGGAGCTGCGCCCGGTGCGGCTGCAGCTTGAACTGCTCAAGCCGCAGATGCTGCTGGACGAGCGTGGGATCAACTCCACCGTCGTGATGTTCGGCGGCGCGCGCATCCCGGAGCCGTCGAAGAAGGACACAGCCCGCACCAAGACGCTGGCGCAGCTTTCGGCCTACTACGACGAGGCGCGCGAGTTTGCCCGGCGCATCACCGAGAAATCGCTTTCGACCTACGGCAAGGAATATGTTGTTGTCACCGGCGGCGGGCCGGGCGTGATGGAGGCGGGCAACCGGGGCGCCGATGATGCCGGCGGGGCCTCTATCGGGCTCAACATCGTGCTGCCGCATGAGCAGGCGCCAAACCCCTATGTGACGCCCGAACTCAGCTTCAACTTTCACTATTTCGCGATCCGCAAGATGCATTTCCTGATGCGCGCCAAGGCGATTGCGGTGTTTCCGGGCGGGTTTGGCACGTTGGACGAGCTGTTCGAGAGCCTCACCCTGATCCAAACCCAGCGGATGGACCCGATCCCGATCCTGCTCTTTGGCAAGGAGTTCTGGCAGACGATCGTCAACTGGGAGGCACTGGCGGATGCGGGCACGATCTCGGCCGAGGATCTGGATCTCTTCCGCTTCGTGGATACCGCCGAAGAGGCCATCGCGGCGATGGAGGGCTGGGCGCAGCCCTAAACGGCCGCCTTTCCGCCACGTCGTTCGCGTTTTCGGATTTACCGCCTCCGCGCTTTTCGCCCATCCTGAGGATCAGCGATGGGGAGGCTAGGCAATGCAGCAATGGTCCAACTGGTCGGGCAGCGCGGTGGCGCGTCCCGCGCGGGTCTGCGAGGTGGCAGATGAGGCGGCTCTGTGCACCGCGATAACCGGAAGCGAAGGCCCCGTGCGGCCCGTGGGGTCTGGCCATTCCTTCTCGCCCATCGCCGCCGTGGACGGAGGCACGCTGCTGCGGCTTTCCGGTTTTGACGGGGTGGAGGCCTTGCCGGAGGCGGAGGACGGCAGCAAACGCGCTCGCATTGGGGCTGGGATCACGCTGGGCGCGCTTACTGGGCAGTTGAATGCCATGGGCCATGCGCTGGCCAATATGGGCGACATTGACGATCAAACCGTCGGCGGCGCGCTGGGCACGGCGACCCATGGCACCGGCGCGGGCTTTGGCTGCTACCCTTCGATGCTGGAAGAGCTCACGTTCGTGGACGGCACCGGCGCGCGGCGGGTGATCCACCGCGAACGCGACGCGGATCTGTTCAAGGCCATGGCGGTGGGTATCGGCACCGGCGGCGTGGTGACGGAGGCGGTGATCCGCACCGTCGCGCCCTACCGGCTGGAGCGCAGCCGCTATGCGCTGCCCATCGAGGAGATGCTTTCCGATTTCGGCCCCCGGATGCAGGCGGCGCGCAATGTGGAGTTCTACTACATCACCGGTTCGCGGCAGGCCCTGGTGATGGAGAGCCGCGCGACGGAAGATCCGCTCTTGGCGCGCCCGCCGGACAAGGATCAGGAGGGGCTGCGCCAGCTGCGGCTGGCCGCAAGGCTCACCCGCGCCGCCCCCGGATTGCGGCGTTTTGCGCTGGGTTTGGCCCTGAAAGGCCATGTGAAAGAGCATTTTATCGAGGATTGGCACCGCGCCTTCCCGACAGATCGGGACGGCATCCGTTTCAACGAAAGCGAGTATCATCTGCCTGCCGAGGCCGGGCCTGAGGCGCTGCGCCGGGTGATCGAGGTGGTGGAGCGCGACTTCCGCGATGTCTACTTCCCGATGGAGGTGCGCACGGTCGCGGCGGATGATCTCTGGCTTTCGCCCTTCTACAAGCGCCTCAGCGTCTCCATCGCCGTGCATCACGAGGCAGGCAAGCCGTTTGAGGCGCTTTTGGCCGCGATAGAGACGATTTTCGCCGAGTATGACGGCCGCCCCCATTGGGGCAAGATGCATTCGCTCAAGGCTGAAGACCTGCGCAGGCTCTACCCGATGTGGGACGCAGCTATTGAAGCACGCCGCGCGTTGGATCCTGAGGGGCGCTTCCTGACGCCCTACATGCGGGAACTGCTCGGGCAATGAGCGGCTACTTCGAAACCCTGACCAGAGCGCTTTCACTGGCCGGTGTGCATCGCCCGGCAATGGTGCTTGATACCGCACGTCTGGCGCGAAACCTGAGCGCGTTGAAACAGGCTCTGCCCAAGGGCTACCGGGTGCGGATTGCAGACAAATCCCTGCCCGCGCCCTGCCTGTTGGAGTCGGCTTTCGCAGGGCTTGGGGCGCAGGCAGTTATGTCTTTCCACCTGCCGATCACGCGGGCGGTTCTGGCGCGGTTCCCCAACACCTCCGTCCTCATGGGCAAACCCATGCCCGTGCAGGAGGTGGCGCGGTTTCTCGACGATGAACTGCGCGCTGGGCAGGTGGCATGGCTCGTGGACTCGCTGCCCCGCCTCGCGGCCTATCGTGCCTTGGCCGAGCAACGCGGGCTCAAGCTGCGCGTGGCCTTCGAGGTGGACATCGGCCTAGGGCGCGGAGGCTTGGCTGAGCCTGAGGATCTGGCGCAGGCGCTTGGGGCTTGCGGCCCCCTCCAGCCGGTGGGCGTGATGGGCTACGAGGCCCATGTGAATGCAATGCCGGGCTTGCTGGGGCGGGGGGCGAAAGCCGCCGATGCGGCGCGGGCGCGGCTGGCGGCGTTCAAGGCGTTGCTACCTGAAGGCGCGGCGGAGATCGTGAACACCGGCGGCTCCACGACGGTGCTGGACCTGCCCGAAGGTGGCCCCGCCAATGATCTGACGGTTGGCTCGCTGATCGTGAAGCCATCGGACTTCGATCAGCCGCAAAACGCCGACATAGAGCCCGCGTTGTGGATCGTGAGCCCGGTGTTGAAGACGCATCCGCACGGGTTGCCCGGCCATCCGCAACTGTCCAGACTCCTGCGGAAAACGGGAATGATCGCGCCGGAAATTGCCTTTATCTACGGTGGCAAATGGATGGCTGCGCCGATCTGGCCCGCGGGGCTGAAACAGAGCCCGTTTTTCGGGCCCTCCTCCAACCAGCAGGGCTTCACCTATCGCGGCGACGCGCCGGAGGCGGTGGTGTTGCGGCCCACGCAATCGGAGGCCGTCATTCAGCAGTTTCCAGAGCTTTGGCAGTTTGACGGGGCGCAGATCACGGGCCGCGAGAAGCCGTTTCCGATCTTGTAACGATAGGCGCGCCCAATGAGAGGAAACGCCCAACAGGCACTGTTGGGCCGCGCCGACCCGCCCCCACGGGGCGGCGCGATTGCACCACCCCTCGGGTCGGCGCTACCGTCGCACACTGCGCTGAAACCGGCTCTAACCCAGCCCGGCTTCGCTTTCGATCTGCTTGCGGCTCTTGCGGGCGCGCTCGGTTTCGCTTTTCAGCTGGCCACAGGCGGCCATGATGTCCTCGCCGCGCGGGGTGCGGATCGGGGTGGCGAAACCGCCTTGGTAGATGATGTTGGCAAAGGCGCGGATGCGGTTGTTGGACGACCGCTCGTAGGGCGCGCCGGGCCATTCGTTGAAGGGGATCAGGTTGATCTTGGCCGGCACCTTATACGTCTTGATCAGATCCAGCAGGCGGTGCGCATCCTCGTCGGAATCGTTCACGCCCTTCAGCATCACGTATTCAAAGGTGATCCGCTCGGAGTTCGAAGCCTTCGGGTAGCTCGCCAGCGCCTCCATCAGCTTCTCGATGTTCCAGCGCTTGTTGATCGGCACCAGCACGTCGCGCACCTCGTCGGTGGTGGCGTGGAAGCTGATCGCCAGCTGACAGCCGATCTCCTCGGCGGTGCGGGCCATTTCCGGCACCACGCCGGAGGTCGAGAGCGTGATGCGGCGGCGGGAGAGCGAGATTCCTTCCGGGTCCATCGCGATCTTCATCGCGTCGCGCACGTTTTCGAAATTGTAGAGCGGCTCGCCCATGCCCATCAGCACGATGTTGGAGAGAAGCCGCGTCTCGTTCTTGGGCGCACGCCCCGGTTCGGGCCATTCGCCCAGATCATCGCGCACCAGCAGCACCTGGCCCACGATCTCGCCCGCGGTCAGGTTGCGCACCAGTTTCTGCGTGCCCGTGTGGCAGAAGGAACAGGTGAGCGTGCAGCCCACTTGCGAGGACACACAAAGCGTGCCGCGATCTTCCTCGGGGATATAGACGATCTCGACCTCATGGCCGCCGGCGATGCGCACCAGATATTTGCGCGTGCCGTCCTCGCTGACGAGTTTCGTCACCAGTTCGGGGCGGGCGATGATGAAGTTCTCGTCCAGCAAAGCGCGGTAGGGTTTGGCGAGATTGGTCATCTCGTCAAAGCTCTGCACGCCCTTCTGGTAGATCCACTGCCAGACCTGCCCAACCCGCATCTTCGCCTGTTTCTCAGGCGTGCCGGCTTCGATCAGCGTGTCGCGCAGCTGCTCGCGGGTGAGGCCCACGAGATTTGTCTTGCCGCTGCCGTCAAGCTTGCGGGGGATCGTCAGAACGTCCTGCGTGATCGGTGCTTTCGCCGTCATGGTGCGTGCCTTTCGAGGAATCGAAGGAGGCTGTTACACCATTCTGGCGCAAAACGGAATGGTGCGCAAAAGGCGTCACGCGGCGTCGGGAAGATCCAGCAGTCGCAGGGCAAGGCGCGTCTCGTGGCGCTGCAACGAGGGCGCTTCGGCAGGCGAGGGCGCTTCGGTCGGGGACAGCATCTCGGGGAAGCGCAGCAGCAGCTCGCGGCGGGCGGTACGGCACAGGTGCATCGCGGCGCGCGCGGCCGGGTGGAAACACTCCGCTGCCAGCCCGTTGGCGGTGACGGTGCAGGGGGTGTCGAACAGCAGGTGCACATAGCTCACTTGCCCGAGGCGACGGGCCGCGCGGATGCCCTTCCAACCGGCAAGCTGGTCCGCCGGCACCATGACTTCTTCCCGGTCGAAAAAGGCAGGGAAATGCGCGCTTCCGAGGCAGAGGCGCTGGTTCGGCGAAACGATGAGATCATGCATCGGGGTGTTGGGGCCAAAGCTGTGGGCCGGGATACGGATCGGTTGCAGATTGTGGGCCACGGCATAGGCGGCAGAGATCGTTCGGCGGCCCACCCAACGCAACACGCGCAGGCCCTCGTCGGTGATCACCACATCGCCGCTGCGCAGCTCTTCCACCGGGCGGGGCCCGTAGGGCGTGTTCACCACCGTGCCTTCAAGGAAGCTCGGCACCAGTTCGCTGCTTTCGCCCGCGTGAATGCGGTAGGCGCGGCCATCGCCGGAGACGAGTGTTTCGCCCGTGCGGTTCACCACGCCGATGCGGCGGGAGCTGCGGCCGATGGCGGGGCCTTCCACCGCCGTTACATGGCGCTCAAAAGACAGGAAAGAAGAGACGACACCGCCAGAGGTCAGCGCCACCGCGCCGTCGCGGGAAATACCCGTGGTCGCAATATGGTGCAGATCGTAGCCGTTCACCTGCGCCACGGGGCTGCCGAGCGCGTAAATGCCGCGCATGGTGCCGTCCGGGTGGTAAACAACAAGCTGGATCCCGGCCTTCTGGCTGTCGGGGTCAACGGCGACTTCGGCGAAATCGCCGGACGCGGGCCCGGCGTAGCGAATCTCGGAGAGGAAAGGGTCTGCCATGCTGCTCTGTGCTCGTGCTCGGGGCGTGTGTCACGCCTTCTGGTGTTGTCACAAGCAGTAAGATGCAATCATGGCGAAAGTTGGGGCGAAGGCTGTTAACCTCCGCACCGTTTTGCGGCTTCCTCAAGGGCGGCGGTGAAGCCGAGCAGCGAGAAGGTGTCCTCCGTGCGGGTGCCGCGCGAGGAGCGCCCGGTGACCTTGGCTTCCGCCCCGCGCTTCATGGCGGCGACGACGGATTTGTCCTGATCCACCGAGCTCGGCCAGGCGTTTTCGCCCTGGGTCAGGAAATCGAACTTGTCGTCCCCGATTTGCACGCTGACGGTGGAGCCCGTGGCGAAAGGATAGCCGCCGGTGAAGGAGACTTCGCCTTCCACGCTGGAGCCGGGGCGGTAGGTGACGAAGAGCAGGATATCGCTGCGGCGCACGGCCACAACACGGCCATCCTTGGTGTTCACCGTTTCCTTGGGGCTCGACACGGCCCAGCATTCGGTGGGATCGTCTTCAACGAAAACGCTCCAGTCGGTTTTCGCGGCCACGCGATTGGTGGATTCGGACGTTTCCTGAGCCGATGCGCCAACGGCAAAACAAGCCAGTGCCGCCGCGCCAAGCCCGCGTGCTACGATCGATGTCATGTGTGTGCTGCCTCCAGCTGACGTTGCCTCTAGTGCGCGCCTTCAGAGCCGGTTGTTTTGGCTTTTCAAAGGCTCGCGCATTCTTTACCCGATTGCGCGGACAATAGCTTGAAATCGGGCCGCGATGAAAGGCCTGTTGGCGGAAAATCGCGCAAAGCGGAAGGAGAATGGCATGGCTGATCCGGTAGATATGGTGGAGCTCTGGCGCGGGCCGTTCCTTGAGTCGGTTCACCGGGGGCATGCTGTGGTTTGCGACGGGTCTGGTCAGATCTTGCACGCTTGGGGCGATCCCGATCAGCTGATCTATCCGCGCTCCTCCTGCAAGATGATTCAGGCGCTGCCCCTGATCGAAAGCGGTGCGGCGGCGGCCCATGGGCTGCGGCAGGAGCATCTGGCCTTGGCCTGTGCCTCCCACAATGGCGCGGCGATCCACACCGATCGTGTCAACGCCTGGCTGGCCGATCTGGGCATGGCCGATGCCAACCTGCGCTGTGGCCCTCAGGTGCCCGACGACAAGGACGCCAAATTCGCTCTGATCCGCGCCCATGAGGAACCCTGCCAGGTGCACAACAACTGCTCCGGCAAACACGCGGGCTTCCTGACCTTCGGCAAGCACATGGGCTGGGGGCCGGAATACACCGAGGTGGACCACCCCATGCAGCAGGAAATCCGCACCACCTTCTCAGAAGTGACGGGGCTGGAAACACCGGGCTACGGGATCGACGGCTGTTCCGCCCCCAACTTCGCCACCACCGTGCACGGGCTGGCCTGTGCCATGGCCTTCTTTGCCACGGCACAGGCCGATGGGGCCAGCGCGCGGGAGAAGGCGGCGGCGGCATTGCGCGATGCGATGGTGGCTTACCCGGAGCTTGTGGCCGGTGAAGGCCGTGCCTGCACCGAGCTGATGCGAGCGATGGGAGGCAAAGTGGCGATCAAGACAGGCGCAGAGGCTGTGTTCACCGCAATCCTGCCGGAACTTGGTCTGGGTATTGCCCTGAAGATCGTCGATGGCACCACCCGCGCTTCGGAATGCGCGATTGCCGCGATCCTCGTGAAACTGGGCGTGCTGGACCCGGAGCACCCGGCGACGCGCAAGCGGATGAACGCCATCCAATACAGCCGCCGCGGGCTTGAGGCCGGGATCATCAAGCCCGCCGTCGCGCTGGCCTGACGGGCATTCGCTGTGGGTGTGGCCTA
The sequence above is drawn from the Pseudoruegeria sp. SHC-113 genome and encodes:
- a CDS encoding choice-of-anchor L domain-containing protein gives rise to the protein MVAASELSINTNATADQMAEAMFGSGIEIVGASYTGAGGASGIYSGGDTTAPQLTPSDTGVILSTGRATDVTNSSGDANTSSGTSTNWNLAGDSDLNAIAGAQTFDAAIFEATFIPQGDVLTMQVVFSSEEYLEYVNSGFNDAVGIWVNGVKAELTVGDGDITINNINDQSNQNLYIDNPAGLDPVNTEMDGLTITLTLKANVTAGEENTIKIAIADGGDGVYDSNLLIAGDSIQTALVAGDDAVTLDHTQPQVVDVLANDNSTVPGTLTITAINGTPVVAGQTVTLPTGEMVMLNADGTFTITSDGEEGTNQFSYEVTDAAGNTDTAFVSLTTVPCFVAGTLIKTVSGDVPVERLRPGDRVITRDHGPQALRWLGMSRRKAEGKDAPVVFEAGALGQHEEVAVSANHRMLLVSARAALLFGEREVLVKAKHLVNGQSVRVQEDGAQVTYVHLLFDRHEIIWANGAQSESYHPGRETMESFDPETRAEILRLMPTSDALTGYGYGPSARVSLRGYESRALFG
- the dapD gene encoding 2,3,4,5-tetrahydropyridine-2,6-dicarboxylate N-succinyltransferase; translation: MSNAQLEAAIEAAWEARDQITPATTGETREAIEDTLNALDSGQLRVAEKLASGDWHVNQWAKKAVLLGFRIKDMEEQSGGPQGSGWWDKVDSKFKGWGDNQWKAAGFRAVPNAVVRKSAFIAPGVVLMPSFVNLGAYVDEGTMVDTWATVGSCAQIGKNVHLSGGVGIGGVLEPMQAGPTIIEDNCFIGARSEVVEGCIVREGSVLGMGVFIGQSTKIVDRETGEVMYGEVPPYSVVVAGSLPSKNGVNLYCAVIVKRVDERTRSKTGINELLRD
- a CDS encoding TIGR00730 family Rossman fold protein, coding for MKDEPRAHPFRDSHMDAETAKHLPDTPQTRSPAYRLAYADTDFMCREELRPVRLQLELLKPQMLLDERGINSTVVMFGGARIPEPSKKDTARTKTLAQLSAYYDEAREFARRITEKSLSTYGKEYVVVTGGGPGVMEAGNRGADDAGGASIGLNIVLPHEQAPNPYVTPELSFNFHYFAIRKMHFLMRAKAIAVFPGGFGTLDELFESLTLIQTQRMDPIPILLFGKEFWQTIVNWEALADAGTISAEDLDLFRFVDTAEEAIAAMEGWAQP
- a CDS encoding D-arabinono-1,4-lactone oxidase, whose amino-acid sequence is MQQWSNWSGSAVARPARVCEVADEAALCTAITGSEGPVRPVGSGHSFSPIAAVDGGTLLRLSGFDGVEALPEAEDGSKRARIGAGITLGALTGQLNAMGHALANMGDIDDQTVGGALGTATHGTGAGFGCYPSMLEELTFVDGTGARRVIHRERDADLFKAMAVGIGTGGVVTEAVIRTVAPYRLERSRYALPIEEMLSDFGPRMQAARNVEFYYITGSRQALVMESRATEDPLLARPPDKDQEGLRQLRLAARLTRAAPGLRRFALGLALKGHVKEHFIEDWHRAFPTDRDGIRFNESEYHLPAEAGPEALRRVIEVVERDFRDVYFPMEVRTVAADDLWLSPFYKRLSVSIAVHHEAGKPFEALLAAIETIFAEYDGRPHWGKMHSLKAEDLRRLYPMWDAAIEARRALDPEGRFLTPYMRELLGQ
- a CDS encoding alanine racemase, giving the protein MSGYFETLTRALSLAGVHRPAMVLDTARLARNLSALKQALPKGYRVRIADKSLPAPCLLESAFAGLGAQAVMSFHLPITRAVLARFPNTSVLMGKPMPVQEVARFLDDELRAGQVAWLVDSLPRLAAYRALAEQRGLKLRVAFEVDIGLGRGGLAEPEDLAQALGACGPLQPVGVMGYEAHVNAMPGLLGRGAKAADAARARLAAFKALLPEGAAEIVNTGGSTTVLDLPEGGPANDLTVGSLIVKPSDFDQPQNADIEPALWIVSPVLKTHPHGLPGHPQLSRLLRKTGMIAPEIAFIYGGKWMAAPIWPAGLKQSPFFGPSSNQQGFTYRGDAPEAVVLRPTQSEAVIQQFPELWQFDGAQITGREKPFPIL
- the rlmN gene encoding 23S rRNA (adenine(2503)-C(2))-methyltransferase RlmN: MTAKAPITQDVLTIPRKLDGSGKTNLVGLTREQLRDTLIEAGTPEKQAKMRVGQVWQWIYQKGVQSFDEMTNLAKPYRALLDENFIIARPELVTKLVSEDGTRKYLVRIAGGHEVEIVYIPEEDRGTLCVSSQVGCTLTCSFCHTGTQKLVRNLTAGEIVGQVLLVRDDLGEWPEPGRAPKNETRLLSNIVLMGMGEPLYNFENVRDAMKIAMDPEGISLSRRRITLSTSGVVPEMARTAEEIGCQLAISFHATTDEVRDVLVPINKRWNIEKLMEALASYPKASNSERITFEYVMLKGVNDSDEDAHRLLDLIKTYKVPAKINLIPFNEWPGAPYERSSNNRIRAFANIIYQGGFATPIRTPRGEDIMAACGQLKSETERARKSRKQIESEAGLG
- a CDS encoding Hint domain-containing protein → MADPFLSEIRYAGPASGDFAEVAVDPDSQKAGIQLVVYHPDGTMRGIYALGSPVAQVNGYDLHHIATTGISRDGAVALTSGGVVSSFLSFERHVTAVEGPAIGRSSRRIGVVNRTGETLVSGDGRAYRIHAGESSELVPSFLEGTVVNTPYGPRPVEELRSGDVVITDEGLRVLRWVGRRTISAAYAVAHNLQPIRIPAHSFGPNTPMHDLIVSPNQRLCLGSAHFPAFFDREEVMVPADQLAGWKGIRAARRLGQVSYVHLLFDTPCTVTANGLAAECFHPAARAAMHLCRTARRELLLRFPEMLSPTEAPSPAEAPSLQRHETRLALRLLDLPDAA
- a CDS encoding invasion associated locus B family protein produces the protein MTSIVARGLGAAALACFAVGASAQETSESTNRVAAKTDWSVFVEDDPTECWAVSSPKETVNTKDGRVVAVRRSDILLFVTYRPGSSVEGEVSFTGGYPFATGSTVSVQIGDDKFDFLTQGENAWPSSVDQDKSVVAAMKRGAEAKVTGRSSRGTRTEDTFSLLGFTAALEEAAKRCGG
- a CDS encoding asparaginase; translation: MADPVDMVELWRGPFLESVHRGHAVVCDGSGQILHAWGDPDQLIYPRSSCKMIQALPLIESGAAAAHGLRQEHLALACASHNGAAIHTDRVNAWLADLGMADANLRCGPQVPDDKDAKFALIRAHEEPCQVHNNCSGKHAGFLTFGKHMGWGPEYTEVDHPMQQEIRTTFSEVTGLETPGYGIDGCSAPNFATTVHGLACAMAFFATAQADGASAREKAAAALRDAMVAYPELVAGEGRACTELMRAMGGKVAIKTGAEAVFTAILPELGLGIALKIVDGTTRASECAIAAILVKLGVLDPEHPATRKRMNAIQYSRRGLEAGIIKPAVALA